One Nicotiana sylvestris chromosome 12, ASM39365v2, whole genome shotgun sequence genomic window carries:
- the LOC138884020 gene encoding uncharacterized protein, producing the protein MVESMNSILLKGREMPILRMLDFIQEKLGEWFYERRKKANETFHRVSIWAEEEMTKKMDLACKMFVFNLDSMLFRINSEGIEFIVDLKRRTYDCLEFQLDELPCPHVIAAINKRYLQKSDYCSNWYSRETWLKTYEGHVNTMGDQKS; encoded by the exons ATGGTAGAATCAATGAATTCCATTTTACTAAAAGGGAGAGAAATGCCTATTTTAAGAATGTTAGATTTCATCCAAGAAAAGCTGGGAGAGTGGTTTTATGAACGGAGAAAAAAGGCAAATGAAACTTTTCACAGAGTATCAATATGGGCAGAAGAAGAGATGACTAAGAAGATGGACTTGGCTTGCAAAATGTTT gtGTTCAACCTTGACTCAATGTTGTTTAGAATAAATAGTGAAGGAATTGAATTCATTGTGGACTTAAAGAGGAGAACTTATGACTGCCTggaattccaacttgatgaattgCCCTGTCCACATGTAATTGCTGCTATTAATAAGAGATATTTGCAGAAATCTGATTACTGCTCAAATTGGTATTCAAGGGAAACATGGTTGAAAACATATGAAGGACATGTGAATACCATGGGAGATCAAAAATCATGA